TAAATGATCGTACTCCTtgaatttagggataaaatagtcattttacttaaattttattaaatattttaacaatgtTAATGTTTTGATAGATGGTTGatacaaattacaaacttaaaataaaaattaaattaaaattgttataatattttttaattaatagataaACTTAAGGTGAATAACTGATAATTTTCCAAAACAAAAGATTGGCATCCTAACCCATCACATATAACGGCAGGGGGTATGGAGACATTTCTAACAAATTAATTGGTAGCCTGTGTAATATCCTAAAtattaggggtaaaatgaagCTTTCTCTTACTTCTATATAACACTGACGACACTCCTACTTGAACCGTGTGTGTCCTCGCAATCTCGGCCATCATTCTCGCATTCACAATCGCTAATCAGGTATTAACCGAAAATCTATTCCTTTAACTTTCAATTACTCGACTtaatctctttaatttatccaATTCTCTTATTCATCAGCTTTAAAATTTCTGAGACTCTTTTGATCTGAACTAAActgttataatataaaatttgagtaacgggttttgtgttttttctgatttggattttgtttttcagtTGAATATGGATGCAACCAACAAATTTTACAATCTGGGTTTGCTCATTGTGGCCACAATTGTGGTGGCCAAGCTTATTTCTTCCCTTGTAATGCCTAGATCTAGTAAGCGTTTGCCTCCAATTGTTAAGGGTTACCCTCTGATTGGTGGCCTTGTCAAGTTCTTGAAAGGACCGATTGTGATGATCCGTGAGGAGTATTCAAAACTCGGGAGTGTCTTCACTGTCAACTTGTGTAATCGAAAGATTACTTTCTTGATTGGTCCTGAGGTGTCAGCACACTTCTTTAAGGCCCCTGAGTCTGACTTGAGTCAGCAGGAAGTGTATCAGTTCAATGTGCCCACTTTTGGGCCTGGAGTCGTGTTTGATGTTGATTACTCGATTAGGCAGGAGCAGTTCCGGTTCTTCACTGAGGCACTTCGTGTGACCAAGTTGAAGGGATATGTGGATCAGATGGTTGTGGAAGCCGAGGTAAGCAGTTTCAACAAAGTTGTTGACTTATTGGACTTTTGATGgaattattttcttgacatacattttggttgatttatatgtatatgtatgtcaACTTAAAAGATTCTACTTTCTGAGTGTAAATGTTCTGCCatatattttctcaaaataattattaagtttaGAGAAATGGAAGTTTCAACTAACATGTTAAATTGCTGAATGTTGAACACCACTTTAATAAGCAGTATTATAGTTTGATCGATCCAGGGAAGTAAAGGATAATATTGTATGGAAATACTGAAGTTGATAAGTTGTGTGGACTTGATTTAGTTGCGGTAATTTTCTTgttcatcaaaataaaatacctTTCTGTTTCCCTctcatcaaaataataataatcttaattttacttttatctaCTCTCTGAGATCAGGCCTGGCTAAAAGGCTGACTTTGGCCTTAAGTCAGCCTTTTGCACTTGATTGGTATCTTTGCGCtgatttttcttgtttgataTGATGCATGCTATTATTTAGATTTGAGATAATTTGGATAATGAAGTTCTTTATTGCCTAACTATCTATATCCTAGTTTAATAGCTCCTAATATTTGTATATTCATCTTGGAACTTGGCAGGATTACTTCTCAAAATGGGGAGACAGTGGCGAGGTGGATCTGAAGTTTGAGCTGGAACATCTGATCATTTTGACTGCCAGTAGATGTCTCCTTGGTCGGGAAGTTCGTGATAAGCTTTTTGATGACGTGTCTTCCCTGTTCCATGACCTTGACAATGGGATGCTCCCTATCAGTGTTCTTTTCCCATACCTGCCCATCCCAGCTCACAGCCGTCGTGACCAGGCTCGCAAGAAGCTTGCAGACATCTTTGCTAACATCATCACTTCCCGTAAATGTGCTGCAAAGTCAGAGAATGACATGTTGCAGTCCTTCATTGACTCAAAGTACAAAGATGGCCGGCCCACAACTGAGTCTGAGGTCACTGGTTTACTCATTGCCGCTCTTTTTGCTGGGCAGCACACCAGCTCAATCACCTCCACTTGGACTGGGGCCTATCTCCTCAAATACAAGGAGTGTCTATCTGCTGTGCAGGAGGAACAAAAAAGCCTGATGAAAAAACACGGGAAAAGGGTTGATCATGATATCTTAGCTGAGATGGATGTCCTCTATCGATGCATTAAGGAAGCCCTGAGACTACACCCTCCACTGATCATGCTTTTGCGAAGCTCACACAGTGATTTTACTGTGCAGACCCGTGAAGGTAAAGAATACGACATACCAAAGGGACACATAGTTGGAACATCACCAGCATTTGCAAACCGGCTTCCTCATATTTACAAGAATCCAGACAGTTACGATCCTGATAGGTTTGCTCCTGGAAGAGAAGAAGATAAGGCTGCTGGGGCATTCTCATATATTTCGTTTGGTGGGGGTAGGCATGGATGTCTTGGTGAGCCTTTTGCATATCTGCAGATAAAGGCAATATGGAGCCATTTGttaagaaattttgaatttgagcTGATATCTCCTTTCCCTGAGATTGATTGGAATGCAATGGTTGTTGGTGTCAAAGGAAAGGTGATGGTGCGTTACAAGCGCAGGGAACTTTCTGTTGACTAGATGGAACTACTTAGAGCAAGTATGTTGTCTGGGATGTTATAGACTAAGTTTTGTTTGAACTGCTGCTGCCATAGTCTTATTATGTGTTATCGGAGAGGTTCTTggcttttttcttctctctctctctctctctttttttttttaaatttatttaacggCGTTGTAACCTTTGCTTTCCTGATTCCCGTACTTGTGACAAATTATGTAGATTAGCTTTTGCGTCAAGCGTAAATTTCTTTGGCATCATGAAACAATTGAAACCGGATTACATTGTTAGTGCGAATTTTTGGTCATTTTCAAACTAGTGACATTATAATTGCCAAAAGTACACATATAATGCGACCTCTCGGCTTTCATATTGTGTTTATCCTGGAATGGGAATCAAAATGAAGGGAttagaatgaataaattatttatatgttaAATTCAAGATGGGAATGGAATGAGTTGCGTGGGATCTATACaaattttgtgtttattaAATTGGAATGGGAAACAGaatgaataaattgtttacatgtTAAATTGAAGTTGGCAATGGGAATGAGTTGCATGGGATCTatacaaattttgaattgattatGGGGTTTGTGATTTTGGGAGGGGGGTTGGGAATCAAAACCCTATTTTTCGGAACGACAAAATTGTCCCTactatattttcaatattccCAAAACACACTctttgcaattaaaaaaatgtaaatgaaaaaacaaaagaaaaatgaaaaccagTCGATCTCTGTCTCCATTTGCAATAGCTGATCTCTCTCTAGAGAACCAAAGGAAAATGATTGGCTTGAGCAGCTTGCCACTGATCATCTTTGTCGGTTGTCACGCTGCAGCCCATCATCGTTGTTGTTGTCTTTCTCGCGCTTGTTGTCAGCTGCCTCCCATCGTCGTCAATTGCCTTGTGTCTTCAGTTGACTCTGTCACGCAACACTCCTTGAGAACTCGCatcttaataattttgagggtgcgtttggaattgagattgAGCAGCTACacactaaaatattttgtaaataataattaatataagttGAAAGTTATGTTggtatgatttttcacttatatggtagaaaatttattatatctttaataattttatcaaaattattatttaaaatttatatttactacatattattaacttttatttcataactaTAGCTTTTTTTTCGCAgtagctgtaacttaaaaactacAGAACCTCCATCTCAAACAAGACCCGATTCCGATTTGCACCtctgattttgatttattatttattgatgcatttattttattattattattattattaaaattttctaatgttattattattttccttcttctttattgttactatttttgttatttatcgtcattattaatattaatattaatattattatttatttatttattcataatgttatttttaaatttatcattattattattgttgttgttgttattagttattgatatcactattatcattaattgtcacaattatttatttatttataatgttatcactaatttttttaattattattattattaataccaaaggacaataattaattaagggcATTTGAGTAAATAACAATAGTTTGTTCCGATTCTTAATCTTACATctcaagtaaataatttattctgatttataTTCTTGATTCTgattccaattcattccaattttagCATATTCTAATTACTGATCAGTAAAGACAccataaaataaaaccaatcgtgacaactaataattttctttttaattgttacagtctacatatatatatatatatatatatataattgtcgCTAGATTCTagtaatttttagattagTTATAATTGTCAGTTGTCACTACTACTTAAAGCATGACTATCAATACAGatttgaaaatgaagataaaagtTAAGGcaattatatatgtgtatataaaaCTATTGAGACTTTCTCAGTAGCCTACTCTTGTTAATAAGATTGGGGAGTCTAttccacaattttttttcatcccGAACAGAAAGCATGCCTTTCAATagataaatttgaaaacaaatgCAAATGTCTATTGGAACTTCATCCAACTATATAACAATTTCCATCATTTGCAGTGCAAACTTAGCTATTGAGTGAGCTATGCCATTGTATAATCTAGGAGTATGCTGAGCTTTGAAGTTATAAAAATTCTTCttgttttccaaaattttagaGATCACCCAGAAAATTTCATACATACTATTTTTCCTATTGTTAACTAAGCTTACTACCTCCTAGGAATCGGATTCTAAGACCATAGAAGTTCCACCAACTTTTAAAGCAACTTGCAAAACCCATTCCACGGCTACAGCTTTAGCCATTGCCACATTGCCAAAGTACTTTGTTGTTTTAACAATAGTAGCTAAGCAATTTCTATCAACATCTCTAACCACAACCCCCAAACCTACCACTTGCTTTTCGGCACTCACAGTAGCATCCATATTAACTTTTAgtcggggggggggggcacAATTGTTTTAGTTTCCCAACTATTCTGCTTGCAGTGTATAGCCATTTGCATTCCAAATTACCCATAGTAAAGCTGTAATTTACCCCCccatcaatatttttttgctGTTGAGGTAAGAATTGCAGCAACCTGGCTATGTCTTGAATGCGCTCCCTTTGGAACACATCTGCTAGCTGAGAATTTTCCAAGACTTTCCTTGCAATTTTGTAACTTAACAAAGCATGAGAAATGGATTCCAACTTACAGCAACAAGTTTGGCATATTGGCTCTTGCAGTATTCTTTTCTTCTATAAGTTTTATGTAGTGGGAAAAAGTCATGAGAAGCTCTccataaaacaaatttcatcTTATCGGGTAATGCAagcttttaaataaaactccATTGATTTGGATTCTGAGTGGACCAACTTGGATAATAAGGAAGCTTTTTCTTCATAGCCACCTGATATCCACTCTTCACTGAGTATTGCCCTCTTTTGTCGTAGTGCCATATCAACTGATCCTCTTTTGGTCTTCTTAGGAGTGGAATTTGTGTGATAACTTCTACATCTTCTAATCTAAAGCGGTCATGAATCAATGCTTCCTTCTAGTGTTGctcatcattaattaattctacaaCTGCACGGTCAATCCTCATTGTTGGAGTTAAAATTGGCTTATAGGTTGAAGGCCTAGGCATCCAATTGCTCTTATACACTTGCATATTTTACCCATTCCCAATCCTCCACCTAGACTTTTTTTGGATCACTTGCCTTCCCTATAAAAGTACttctccaaaaaaaagaaggtttTGATCCCATACCTACATCCATAAACCTAAGTGTTTCAAATATCTAGCTTTCGTAACTCTAGCTACCAGAAGTTTGGAAAATGTATGATTCGCCATTTTTTGCAACCAGAGCTTGATTGAAGCTTGAGGAATCTCTTAATCCAATTCCACCTCTAACTTTGGCTTCACTCGTCGTTTTCCTATCCCACCCAATGAAtactctttttctcttgttttgttCCCCACCAAAACCTAGCCATTACTTTTGAATATCCTTACACAATccaataagaattttaaacaCACTCATTGCGTATGCTTGGATAGCTTGTGCTATTGCTTTAATAAGCACCTCTTTACCCTCACTtgaaaaaaacttatattgCTAGCTTGAGATTTTATTCAAAGCTTTGAGCTTTActccattaaaaaaactattaatattttttcttcctaTCATTGATGACAAGCCTAGGTATTTTTCAAGTCAAGAAATCACCTTTCACTGATGGATATCTTTTATAGTTATAACTTGATCATTTTTTGTACTGCCATTAAAGAACATGGATGATTTTTTGAAGTTGAAAATCTGCCCAGATGTTGTACCATAACATTCAAATTGGCCTTTAAGTGTTTATAGTCCTCCATTACTACGCTGGTGAAGAGTAGGCTGTCATCTGTAAATAGCATAAGGGAAACAATTGCATCTTTACTAAAATGAAGCCCATAAATGAGCCTTTAATGCTTTTCCTGTAAAAGAAGATTGGAAAAAGCCTCTACGCATATTACAAAGAGGTAAGAAGATAACAGACAACGCCTATAATTATTCCATTGATAACAACAGAAAATGAAGTTGTGGTAATACAATTCATAACTAAGTCCACCCATTTGCTAGAAAAGCCTAGTTTTAACATTGTGTGCTTCAAAACATTTCTACTCCAATCTATCATAAACTTTACTGatgtttaattttagtgtCACTAGTGCTTTTTCCCCTtgctatgtttaattttatgcaaaaATTCATAACTAACAATGAGACCGTTACTAATCAATCTAATAGGGATTAGTGCACTTTGAATTGAGGACATAACTTAGTGAAGAATATGTTCTAACctatttacaattattttggTTACAATCCTATAAATGACATTACACACGCTTATTGGTTTAAAATCTATCAACTTCTGtggtttatgaattttttggaTCAAAATAACGCGAGTGTAATTGAGTGGACCAATTGTACCTCTGTCATTCAGGATATGGACGCAAGTAGAAATGACACCAGGCTTTATTGAGTCCCAGTACTTTTAGAGAAAAGCTGCTGGTAGTCCATTAGGTCTAGGGGCTTTGGTTGGGCACATTTGGGAAAGGGATGTTGATATTTCCTCTTCAATGAAAGGCATGTCTAGTTGGCCATTCATCTCTAAATTCACCTTTGGCACCAAACTTGCAAGTGCTGTCCCAATTTGCACATCTTTGGGGCTGGATTtgcaaaaa
This window of the Citrus sinensis cultivar Valencia sweet orange chromosome 8, DVS_A1.0, whole genome shotgun sequence genome carries:
- the LOC102623201 gene encoding obtusifoliol 14-alpha demethylase: MDATNKFYNLGLLIVATIVVAKLISSLVMPRSSKRLPPIVKGYPLIGGLVKFLKGPIVMIREEYSKLGSVFTVNLCNRKITFLIGPEVSAHFFKAPESDLSQQEVYQFNVPTFGPGVVFDVDYSIRQEQFRFFTEALRVTKLKGYVDQMVVEAEDYFSKWGDSGEVDLKFELEHLIILTASRCLLGREVRDKLFDDVSSLFHDLDNGMLPISVLFPYLPIPAHSRRDQARKKLADIFANIITSRKCAAKSENDMLQSFIDSKYKDGRPTTESEVTGLLIAALFAGQHTSSITSTWTGAYLLKYKECLSAVQEEQKSLMKKHGKRVDHDILAEMDVLYRCIKEALRLHPPLIMLLRSSHSDFTVQTREGKEYDIPKGHIVGTSPAFANRLPHIYKNPDSYDPDRFAPGREEDKAAGAFSYISFGGGRHGCLGEPFAYLQIKAIWSHLLRNFEFELISPFPEIDWNAMVVGVKGKVMVRYKRRELSVD